The proteins below come from a single Oxyura jamaicensis isolate SHBP4307 breed ruddy duck chromosome 1, BPBGC_Ojam_1.0, whole genome shotgun sequence genomic window:
- the CCNA1 gene encoding cyclin-A1 codes for MHRTGEKSRAGRREPCPAAPRGGRAVLGVLVENGQQRPGGQSTAVSRHVSKNAIPPAGKDELPTCVVSAASKQGFAIYIDEPEQKENYSCCQVDEELESSLCELDTSAMTSSIQLLLDLSTGSPMLVDTSFQTQPEEQMGDAITLMTVGEYAEDIHQYLREAEIKYRPKPHYMRKQPDITSGMRAILVDWLVEVGEEYKLRTETLYLAVNYLDRFLSCMSVLRGKLQLVGTAAILLAAKYEEIYPPEVDEFVYITDDTYTKRQLLRMEHLLLKVLAFDLTVPTINQFLLQYIQRHGVCIRTENFARYLAELSLLEADPFLKYLPSQTAAAAYCLANYTVNRSFWPETLATFTGYSLSEIVPCLTDLHKACLDAPRCQLQAIKEKYKHSKYLQVSLLEPPAVLPLK; via the exons ATGCACCGTACCGGCGAGAAGAGCCGGGCGGGCCGCCGGGagccctgccccgctgccccccgcggcggccgggccgtgctgggggtgctggtggagaACGGGCAGCAGCGGCCCGGCGGCCAG AGTACTGCTGTTAGCAGACACGTCTCCAAGAACGCCATCCCTCCAGCTGGAAAAGATGAGTTACCCACCTGCGTGGTCAGTGCTGCATCAAAGCAGGGGTTTGCTATCTACATAGATGaaccagaacagaaagaaaactacagCTGCTGCCAAGTGGATGAAGAGCTGGAATCAAGCCTGTGTGAACTGGATACTAGTGCGATGACATCCAGTATTCAGCTACTGCTGGATCTGAGTACAG GTTCTCCTATGCTGGTGGATACATCCTTCCAGACCCAACCTGAGGAACAGATGGGAGATGCCATAACTCTAATGACTGTGGGAGAGTATGCAGAAGACATTCATCAGTACCTCCGAGAAGCTGAA attaaatacaGGCCCAAGCCCCACTACATGAGGAAGCAACCAGATATCACATCAGGAATGCGTGCCATCTTGGTGGACTGGCTGGTGGAAGTAGGGGAAGAATATAAACTTCGGACAGAGACGTTATACTTGGCAGTGAACTACCTGGACAGATTTCTCTCCTGTATGTCTGTTCTCAGAGGGAAGCTGCAGCTTGTAGGAACAGCAGCAATTCTTCTGGCTGC gaaatatgaagaaatctACCCACCAGAAGTGGATGAATTTGTGTATATAACAGATGATACATACACAAAGAGGCAGCTGCTAAGAATGGAACACCTGCTTCTCAAAGTGTTGGCTTTTGACCTCACAGTGCCAACCATCAACCAGTTCCTCCTTCAGTACATTCAGAGGCATGGAGTCTGCATCAGGACAGAGAACTTTGCAAGG TATCTTGCAGAATTGAGTCTCCTTGAAGCTGATCCTTTTCTGAAGTACCTTCCCTCAcaaactgctgcagcagcctaCTGTCTAGCAAACTATACAGTGAACAGGTCTTTCTGG CCAGAAACACTTGCTACATTCACTGGATATTCATTAAGTGAGATAGTGCCTTGCCTGACTGATCTGCACAAAGCATGCCTTGATGCTCCTCGTTGCCAACTGCAAGCAATTAAGGAGAAGTATAAGCACTCAAA GTATTTGCAGGTGTCTCttctggagcccccagcagtTCTTCCTCTAAAATAG